Proteins co-encoded in one Quercus robur chromosome 8, dhQueRobu3.1, whole genome shotgun sequence genomic window:
- the LOC126696730 gene encoding gamma-tubulin complex component 2, with translation MESTTTTSSFPSTPRWNIDRPFLTGRFHQEAKATSRFTEAKGFSMDSFSAGPDKAIGCFDAAVQELIVIDDLLSAMVGIEGRYILIKRVRGKEDNVTFQVDPSMDLALQELAKKIFPLCESFMMINQFVESRSQFKNGLVNHAFAAALRALLLDYQAMVAQLEHQFQLGRLSMQGLWFYCQPMMGSMQALSTVIQKASTNNFAGSAVLNLLQSQAKAMAGDNAVRSLLEKMTQCASNAYLGILERWVYEGVIDDPYGEFFIAENKSLQKESLTLDYDAKFWRQRYSLKDGIPSFLANIAGKILTTGKYLNVMRECGHHVQVPVSENSKLMIFGSNHHYLECIKAAYDFASSELLNLIKEKYDLIGKLRSIKHYLLLDQGDFLVHFMDISRDELTKKIDEISVEKLQSLLDLALRTTAAAADPCNEDLTCCVERSSLLKRLGALKDLEASRTFSDGNDLEEPVSVTGLETFSLSYKVQWPLSIVISRKALTKYQLIFRFLFRCKHVDRQLCGAWQVHQGVRALKMRGTAISRSSLLCRSMLKFINSLLHYLTFEVLEPNWHIMHSRLQTAKSIDEVVQHHDFFLDKCLRECLLLLPEVLKKVEKLKSLCLQYAAATQWLISSSIDIPKLGELSGGSVGNSRSPSRALKLTTRNPSVADSILKFEKEFNAELLSLGPILSSSSQAEPYLTHLAQWILGVGKDQ, from the exons ATGGAATCGACGACGACGACGTCGTCTTTCCCCTCCACTCCTCGCTGGAACATCGATCGCCCATTCCTCACCGGCCGATTCCACCAG gAAGCAAAGGCGACGTCTCGGTTTACAGAAGCAAAGGGTTTTTCAATGGATTCCTTTAG TGCTGGACCGGACAAGGCCATTGGCTGTTTTGATGCTGCAGTGCAG GAGCTTATTGTTATTGATGATCTCCTCTCTGCTATGGTCGGAATTGAAGGACGATACATCTTAATCAAAAGAGTTCGTGGAAAGGAGGATAATGTTACCTTCCAGGTTGATCCATCTATGGATTTAGCATTACAG GAATTGGCCAAGAAGATTTTCCCTTTGTGTGAGAGCTTTATGATGATTAACCAGTTTGTTGAGTCGAGGTCCCAGTTCAAGAATGGCCTAGTGAATCATGCCTTTGCTGCTGCACTCAGGGCACTCCTTCTG GATTACCAGGCCATGGTGGCACAGCTTGAGCACCAGTTTCAACTGGGAAGACTTTCCATGCAAGGATTGTGGTTTTACTGTCAG CCTATGATGGGGTCTATGCAGGCATTATCCACTGTAATACAAAAGGCTTCAACTAATAATTTTGCAGGTTCTGCAGTTCTTAACCTGTTGCAAAGCCAG GCTAAGGCCATGGCTGGTGATAATGCAGTGAGATCATTGCTTGAAAAGATGACACAATGTGCAAGCAATGCATATCTTGGCATATTGGAAAG GTGGGTCTATGAAGGAGTGATTGATGATCCTTATGGTGAATTTTTCATTGCAGAGAACAAATCTCTTCAAAAG GAGAGCCTCACTCTGGATTATGATGCTAAGTTTTGGAGGCAACGATACAGTCTCAAGGATGGGATTCCTAGTTTCCTTGCAAATATAGCTGGAAAAATTTTGACCACTGGAAAATATCTAAATGTCATGAGAGAATGTGGGCATCATGTTCAG GTCCCCGtatcagaaaattcaaaattaatgatttttggCTCAAACCATCATTATCTTGAGTGTATAAAAGCTGCATATGATTTTGCAAGCAGTGAGCTCTTAAATCTTATTAAAGAAAAG TATGATCTAATTGGAAAGCTGCGTTCAATCAAACattatcttcttcttgatcAG GGTGATTTCTTGGTTCATTTTATGGATATATCTCGAGATGAACTAACAAAAAAGATTGACGAGATTTCTGTGGAGAAGCTGCAG TCCCTACTAGATCTTGCTTTACGTACCACAGCAGCTGCTGCAGATCCCTGTAATGAGGACTTAACATGTTGTGTG GAAAGATCGTCACTGCTTAAAAGATTGGGTGCACTCAAAGATCTTGAAGCTAGCAGGACTTTCTCTGATGGTAATGATTTAGAGGAGCCAGTGAGCGTTACTGGCCTTGAAACATTTTCTTTGAGCTACAAG GTACAATGGCCATTGTCTATAGTTATATCAAGAAAAGCCCTAACCAAGTATCAGTTGATTTTTCGGTTTCTTTTTCGCTGTAAACACGTTGATCGCCAACTCTGTGGGGCGTGGCAAGTGCATCAG GGTGTTCGTGCCCTTAAGATGCGAGGAACTGCAATCTCCAGATCATCATTGCTGTGTCGTAGCATGCTCAAATTTATTAATAGCCTTCTGCATTATCTAACATTTGAG GTTCTTGAGCCCAATTGGCACATAATGCATAGCAGACTTCAGACTGCAAAGAGTATAGATGAG GTTGTACAGCATCATGATTTTTTCCTTGATAAGTGTCTCAGAGAATGTTTGCTTCTTTTGCCTGAAGTGCTGAAG AAAGTGGAAAAGCTGAAATCACTGTGCCTACAGTATGCAGCAGCAACTCAGTGGTTGATATCATCTTCCATTGACATTCCCAAGCTAGGTGAATTGTCTGGTGGTTCAGTTGGGAATTCAAGAAGTCCATCAAGGGCACTTAAATTAACTACAAGAAATCCTTCAGTTGCTGATTCTATTCT CAAATTTGAGAAGGAATTTAATGCTGAGCTTCTGAGCTTGGGACCAATATTGAGCAGTAGTTCTCAAGCAGAGCCATACTTGACTCATCTTGCACAGTGGATCCTTGGTGTAGGAAAAGACCAATAA